From one Nonomuraea polychroma genomic stretch:
- a CDS encoding ABC transporter substrate-binding protein produces MIRIAPVGRALAVVAATSLALTACGGGGSNTATQTSPSAPASSAAPATKGDGTLTLGTLLPQTGSLAFLGPPEFAGVDLALKEINEAGGVLGKPVAKMDTDSGDTTTNIASQSVDKLLAQKADAIIGAASSSVSESVIDKITGAGVVHFSPANTSDVFTTINDRGLYFRTSPPDKLQGRVLGDLIVADGNDTVAIMAMQDSYGTGLADQVQKTVTDGGGEVVERVDYDPKAADFSADVSKIKAKNPKGIVLIGFEETSKVIQELVKQGLPATKHKWYMVDGNTSNTNYVKMPKGTLKGVKGTIPGAAAPEDFQKKLLEVNKDLEDFSYAPESYDAANLIALAAEAAKSDAGVDIAAKLAEVSKGGEKCKSFKECVDLLKAGKDIDYEGVSGPVEFNEAGDPAVATIGIYQYGDDNKYGTKALEYRTGNIAG; encoded by the coding sequence GCCACCAGCCTGGCCCTGACAGCCTGCGGCGGTGGCGGTAGCAACACCGCCACGCAGACCTCGCCATCGGCGCCGGCATCCTCGGCGGCACCCGCCACGAAGGGCGACGGCACTCTTACTCTCGGCACGTTGCTCCCTCAGACCGGTTCGCTCGCCTTCCTCGGCCCGCCCGAGTTCGCCGGTGTCGACCTGGCTCTCAAGGAGATCAACGAGGCCGGCGGCGTGCTCGGCAAGCCGGTCGCCAAGATGGACACCGACTCGGGTGACACGACGACCAACATCGCCTCGCAGTCGGTGGACAAGCTGCTGGCGCAGAAGGCCGACGCCATCATCGGCGCCGCGTCGTCGTCGGTGTCGGAGTCGGTGATCGACAAGATCACCGGTGCGGGCGTGGTGCACTTCTCGCCGGCGAACACCTCTGACGTGTTCACCACGATCAACGACAGGGGCCTCTACTTCCGTACGTCCCCGCCGGACAAGCTGCAGGGCCGCGTGCTCGGTGACCTGATCGTGGCCGACGGCAACGACACGGTCGCCATCATGGCGATGCAGGACTCCTACGGCACGGGCCTGGCCGACCAGGTGCAGAAGACCGTCACCGACGGCGGCGGCGAAGTGGTCGAGCGCGTCGACTACGACCCGAAGGCCGCCGACTTCTCGGCCGACGTGTCCAAGATCAAGGCGAAGAACCCGAAGGGCATCGTCCTCATCGGCTTCGAGGAGACCTCCAAGGTCATCCAGGAGCTCGTCAAGCAGGGCCTGCCGGCGACCAAGCACAAGTGGTACATGGTGGACGGCAACACGTCCAACACGAACTACGTGAAGATGCCCAAGGGCACGCTCAAGGGCGTCAAGGGCACCATCCCCGGCGCGGCCGCTCCGGAGGACTTCCAGAAGAAGCTGCTCGAGGTCAACAAGGACCTGGAGGACTTCAGCTACGCCCCCGAGTCGTACGACGCGGCGAACCTCATCGCGCTGGCCGCCGAGGCCGCCAAGAGCGACGCGGGCGTGGACATCGCGGCCAAGCTGGCCGAGGTCAGCAAGGGCGGCGAGAAGTGCAAGAGCTTCAAGGAGTGCGTCGACCTGCTGAAGGCCGGCAAGGACATCGACTACGAGGGCGTCAGCGGCCCGGTCGAGTTCAACGAGGCCGGTGACCCGGCCGTCGCCACCATCGGTATCTACCAGTACGGCGACGACAACAAGTACGGCACCAAGGCGCTCGAGTACCGCACCGGCAACATCGCCGGCTGA
- a CDS encoding branched-chain amino acid ABC transporter permease, producing MDWLTILTTTVHAAIGWETVVYGLAAIGVNIHFGYTGLLNFGQAAFMAVAGYGLAVTVVVLGLPFWIGIFVGLGAAALLALLMGIPTLQLRADYLAIVTIAAAEIIRLVFRSVYFKGIFGGSDGRRGFNDGFYAMNIYPEGRYGIGPIVFDERSMWLLTVGWIVVLLSCLMVYLLMKSPWGRVLKAIREDEDAVRALGKNVFSYKMQSLLLGGLIGCFGGFFYGLYHGSVQPDVFGTEMTFFAYTIVILGGAARVFGPVVGAMIFWVLFVFVGNTLAELVANGYIPFMTNIQVGPIRYALVGLGFILLLVLRPQGIFGDKREIAIDAR from the coding sequence ATGGACTGGCTCACAATTCTCACCACCACCGTCCACGCCGCCATCGGCTGGGAGACCGTGGTGTACGGCCTGGCCGCCATCGGCGTCAACATCCACTTCGGTTACACCGGCCTGCTCAACTTCGGACAGGCGGCGTTCATGGCCGTGGCCGGATACGGCCTGGCCGTCACGGTCGTCGTACTCGGCCTGCCCTTCTGGATCGGCATCTTCGTCGGTCTGGGGGCCGCGGCGCTCCTGGCGCTCCTGATGGGTATCCCGACGCTGCAGTTGCGCGCCGACTACCTGGCGATCGTGACCATCGCCGCGGCCGAGATCATCCGGCTCGTCTTCCGCTCGGTGTACTTCAAGGGCATCTTCGGTGGCTCCGACGGCCGGCGCGGCTTCAACGACGGCTTCTACGCGATGAACATCTACCCGGAAGGCCGCTACGGCATCGGCCCGATCGTCTTCGACGAGCGCTCGATGTGGCTGCTCACGGTCGGCTGGATCGTCGTGCTGCTCAGCTGCCTGATGGTCTACCTGCTCATGAAGAGCCCGTGGGGCCGCGTGCTCAAGGCGATCCGGGAGGACGAGGACGCCGTGCGCGCCCTCGGCAAGAACGTCTTCTCCTACAAGATGCAGTCGCTGCTCCTGGGCGGCCTCATCGGCTGCTTCGGCGGCTTCTTCTACGGCCTGTACCACGGGTCGGTGCAGCCCGACGTGTTCGGCACCGAGATGACGTTCTTCGCCTACACCATCGTCATCCTCGGCGGCGCCGCCCGCGTCTTCGGCCCGGTCGTCGGCGCGATGATCTTCTGGGTCCTGTTCGTCTTCGTGGGCAACACGCTGGCGGAGCTGGTGGCCAACGGGTACATCCCGTTCATGACCAACATCCAGGTCGGCCCCATCCGTTACGCCCTGGTTGGTCTAGGCTTCATCCTGTTGCTGGTACTCCGGCCGCAGGGCATCTTCGGTGACAAGAGGGAGATCGCCATCGATGCGCGATGA
- a CDS encoding ABC transporter ATP-binding protein has protein sequence MRDDTMTTSPKASALAAFKDMQREPGVPKPDPILVVDKVVRRFGGLTAVDVDHVEIQRGSITALIGPNGAGKTTFFNQLTGFDTADAGAWTFNGRAMNGVPAHKVARNGMVRTFQLTKALSRLTVMENMRLGAQQQVGENFWRALLPPLWRKQEDEITERAEELLVRFKLDAKRDDFAGSLSGGQRKLLEMARALMVRPELVMLDEPMAGVNPALTQSLLGHVKDLREQGMTVLFVEHDMDMVRDISDWVIVMAQGTVIAEGPPSTIMSDQRVIDAYLGAHHDAPLSESELEAQLHEAEAALEAEIEEETQK, from the coding sequence ATGCGCGATGACACGATGACCACCAGCCCGAAGGCCTCGGCGTTGGCGGCGTTCAAGGACATGCAGCGCGAGCCCGGGGTGCCCAAGCCGGACCCGATCCTCGTGGTCGACAAGGTCGTGCGCCGCTTCGGCGGTCTGACCGCCGTCGACGTGGACCACGTCGAGATCCAGCGCGGCTCCATCACGGCGCTGATCGGCCCCAACGGAGCCGGCAAGACCACGTTCTTCAACCAGCTCACCGGCTTCGACACGGCCGACGCGGGCGCATGGACGTTCAACGGCCGCGCCATGAACGGCGTCCCTGCGCACAAGGTCGCCAGGAACGGCATGGTGCGCACCTTCCAGCTCACCAAGGCCCTGTCCAGGCTCACGGTCATGGAGAACATGCGCCTGGGCGCCCAGCAACAGGTGGGCGAGAACTTCTGGCGGGCCCTCCTGCCGCCCCTCTGGCGCAAGCAGGAGGACGAGATCACCGAGCGGGCCGAGGAGCTGCTGGTCCGCTTCAAGCTCGACGCCAAGCGCGACGACTTCGCCGGGTCGCTGTCCGGCGGCCAGCGCAAGCTGCTGGAGATGGCGCGCGCGCTGATGGTCCGGCCCGAGCTGGTCATGCTCGACGAGCCGATGGCGGGCGTGAACCCGGCGCTGACCCAGTCGCTGCTCGGCCACGTCAAGGACCTGCGCGAGCAGGGCATGACGGTGCTGTTCGTCGAGCACGACATGGACATGGTCCGCGACATCAGCGACTGGGTGATCGTCATGGCGCAGGGCACGGTGATCGCCGAGGGCCCGCCGTCGACGATCATGTCCGACCAGCGCGTGATCGACGCCTACCTGGGCGCCCACCACGACGCGCCGCTCTCGGAGAGCGAGCTGGAGGCGCAGCTGCACGAGGCTGAGGCGGCGCTTGAGGCCGAGATCGAAGAGGAGACGCAGAAGTGA
- a CDS encoding ABC transporter ATP-binding protein, whose translation MTVPESQAAITDRSAHLEGAEDAVLRCDELIAGYLPGVNILNGSDLYVKEGELIGIIGPNGAGKSTLLKAIFGLVNIRSGSVLLKGENITNMKAHSLVSRGVGYVPQTNNVFPSLTIEENLEMGAFQAPGKFKERFEFVAELFPALKERRKQRAGSLSGGERQMVAMARALMTEPSVLLLDEPSAGLSPKLQDLVFIQAQQINKAGVTIIMVEQNARRCLQICHRGYVLDQGRNAYTGTGRELANDPKVIELYLGTLAKA comes from the coding sequence GTGACCGTCCCCGAGTCCCAGGCGGCCATCACCGACCGCAGCGCTCACCTGGAGGGCGCTGAGGACGCCGTCCTGCGGTGCGACGAGCTGATCGCCGGCTACCTGCCGGGCGTCAACATCCTCAACGGCTCCGACCTCTACGTCAAAGAGGGCGAGCTGATCGGCATCATCGGCCCCAACGGCGCCGGGAAGTCGACCCTGCTCAAGGCCATCTTCGGACTGGTCAACATCCGCAGCGGCTCGGTGCTGCTCAAGGGTGAGAACATCACGAACATGAAGGCGCACTCGCTGGTCTCCCGCGGCGTCGGCTACGTGCCGCAGACCAACAACGTCTTCCCCAGCCTCACCATCGAGGAGAACCTCGAGATGGGCGCCTTCCAGGCGCCGGGGAAGTTCAAGGAGCGCTTCGAGTTCGTGGCCGAGCTGTTCCCCGCGCTCAAGGAGCGGCGCAAGCAGCGCGCCGGCTCCCTGTCCGGCGGTGAGCGGCAGATGGTGGCGATGGCCAGGGCCCTGATGACCGAGCCGTCGGTGCTGCTGCTGGACGAGCCCTCCGCGGGCCTGTCGCCCAAGCTGCAGGACCTGGTGTTCATCCAGGCCCAGCAGATCAACAAGGCCGGCGTCACCATCATCATGGTGGAGCAGAACGCCCGCCGCTGCCTGCAGATCTGCCACCGCGGCTACGTCCTCGACCAGGGTCGCAACGCCTACACCGGCACCGGTCGGGAGCTGGCCAACGACCCGAAGGTCATCGAGCTCTACCTGGGCACGCTGGCCAAGGCGTAA